Proteins encoded together in one Benincasa hispida cultivar B227 chromosome 1, ASM972705v1, whole genome shotgun sequence window:
- the LOC120074139 gene encoding uncharacterized protein LOC120074139 isoform X2, with protein MVMICIFSCFKTCQSGYFHFFHNLRGASKLIIVQTDLVGFSDAPDLNLRFLAMLAGPFYPILHLVNERAASKSTGNGTEIEVSKNYQMSSSLTVSSNFEPRKSRSILPVVPSTSSCVVFRPDAIFTLLRMAYKDSTFGAICRVASRILLKLVEPITVQEASSLADDVAVSDEFSKPGSSDPISINDYSKLFGEDFEVPDDKWDLSYLSILDVGAVEEGILHILFACASQPTICSKLAQRSVDLWLALPLVQALLPVLRPPLSSPFDVVNDIFSLWKRPVVQQALSQIVATLSSPLYHPLLHACAGYLSSFSQSHAKAGCVLIDLCSSVLAPWMPRVIAKVDLVIELLEDLLGVIQSARHSLDHARAALKYILLALSGYFDDVLGNYKEVKHRILFLVEMLEPFLDPAICGSKTSIAFGDLSPVFPQKLENSCVIALNVIRSAVQKPSVLPSLEFEWRRGSVAPSVLLSVLQPHLQLPPEVDLRKSSAFKPLNPDFSVSCHLGNSSKLNALNDCDGKIDDHDTAGKSDVHEDAIPFFVPPELRCECLDNHSSCLNEGSSISSHGNVNIEPKEMVQGTNPYRFHGELILDFGINIEYFNLEADYLQLVNYRDCEAKASEFRRLALDLSSQSELTSEGHDAAIDALLLAAECYVNPYFMMSCKYNSNYLKGLKSSETTMSKHSPTTGLTRLAGKSKADLETIAHLERKRDKVVLQILLEAAELDRKYHLNLSDSESYPYNGEELDEKMIRLSSNDVQSADAVTLVRQNQALLCTFVIRLLQRKPNSMHEILMQSLLFLLHSATKLHCCPEDVIDIILASAEFLNRLLTSLYYQIKDGNLRLEPGTIHGTQRHWILLQKLVHASSGGNYRTDFTSSANNSICSGNLIPASAWMQRISKFSINQSPLARFLGWMAVSRNAKQYTMDRLFLASDLPQLTSLLHIFSDELSAVDNIYKKHDKVEIEETECRSVPLENKELGTVEQHGGQSFHVIYPDLSRFFPNMRNHFVAFGEVILEAVGLQLRSLSSNVLPDILCWFSDLCSWPFFQSDGTSHSSSHFIKGYVSKNAKCIVLHILEAIVSEHMEPMIPEIPRLVQVLVSLCGAAYCDVPFLNSVVLLLKPLISYSLQKISIEEQVLDDGSCTNFESLCFNELLNNIKENVNRDDSLEKFYNKALSIFVLASFFPDFSFQRKREILKSLTSWVDFTSSQPTSYFHDYLCSFQKVMESCRDLLLQTLKAVGGLPIDLPDLEDTSSNALLEESSKSHLGFICDIYKNPVSNSNSEKLESKNEGNNRELSVEEIGEFHKDLEVLISKLFPTIEHCWNLHHQLAKSLTVTMAECLVYSQCLSSIAKNACSTEKEEGEQAILFKQRNQFLVYLRGGLKGLAEIAIMLEEESCWEAASVVIDCLLGLPCSLHLENIVSTICSALKSVSCNAPRLSWRLQTQKWLSALLRRGISTGNGDEASLVDMFCTMLGHPEPEQRYIALQQLGNLVGIDVFDGTAAQQYSQIRNSFVSTGLEESVSETILSHLVSHTWDQVASLAASDSSLYLRTRAMALLIAYVPYASRHELQSLLSSADCIHGTKVLHPASEGPLLQLSLALISSACLHSPVEDVFLIPETVWRNIEALGSSKTEGRLGDLERKACQILCRLRNEGDEAKEVLKEVLSSSSPKPINEDFLSIRESILQVLSNMTSVQSYFDVFSQKKDQETMELEEAELELDIAQKELRQPDSSKDSNNFLGVTSSVVADSRLQQIKNSIHSIEKSKLQEEVAARRQKRHLMRQARHKYLEDAALHEAELLQELDRERTVEMEKEIERQRLLELERAKTRELRYNLDMEKERQMQRELQRELEQAESGPRPSRREFSSSSHSSRPRDRYRERDNGRASNEGNARTSASGLQSETSTTTSSSMTGVPTIVLSGVRQYSGQLPTILQSRERPDECGSSYEENVDGSKDSGDTGSVGDPELVSIFDGHSGPLGSGQRHGSRGSKSRQVIERRERDGGRREGKWERKHS; from the exons ATGGTGATGATATGCATCTTCAG TTGCTTCAAGACATGTCAGTCAGGTTATTTCCATTTCTTCCACAACTTGAG AGGAGCATCTAAGTTGATCATTGTGCAGACAGACCTTGTGGGATTTTCAGATGCTCCTGATCTTAACTTACGTTTTCTTGCAATGCTTGCTGGTCCATTCTATCCAATACTACATCTTGTGAATGAGAG AGCAGCATCGAAGTCTACTGGAAATGGAACGGAAATCGAAGTTTCTAAGAATTATCAGATGTCTTCATCATTGACCGTTTCTTCGAATTTTGAG CCACGGAAGTCCCGCAGTATATTACCTGTGGTCCCATCTACATCAAGCTGTGTAGTATTTCGCCCAGATGCAATCTTCACGCTTTTGAGGATGGCTTACAAAGATTCTACATTTGGTGCTATATGCAGAGTG GCTTCTAGAATACTGTTGAAGCTTGTTGAACCCATTACAGTGCAAGAAGCTTCGTCATTGGCTGATGATGTAGCTGTTTCCGATGAGTTTTCAAAACCTGGATCATCTGATCCTATCTCCATCAACGACTACTCAAAATTGTTTGGAGAAGATTTTGAAGTGCCTGATGATAAATGGGATTTGAGCTATCTTAGCATCTTGGATGTTGGTGCAGTGGAAGAAGGCATTTTGCATATTCTTTTTGCTTGTGCGTCTCAG CCCACTATTTGCAGTAAACTGGCTCAGAGGTCTGTTGACTTGTGGCTAGCTTTACCTCTTGTACAGGCATTGCTTCCAG TTCTTCGTCCTCCTTTGAGCAGTCCCTTTGATGTGGTCAATGACATCTTTTCTTTATGGAAGCGGCCAGTGGTGCAACAGGCTCTCTCTCAG ATTGTGGCAACATTGTCATCACCATTATACCATCCTCTTCTACATGCTTGTGCTGGCTACCTATCATCATTTTCTCAGTCACAT GCCAAGGCTGGATGTGTACTGATCGACTTATGTTCTTCTGTACTAGCGCCCTGGATGCCTCGTGTTATTGCAAAA GTTGATCTGGTTATTGAGCTTCTAGAAGATCTTTTGGGTGTCATCCAG AGTGCACGGCATTCCCTTGATCATGCTCGTGCTGCTTTAAAATATATTCTGCTGGCTTTATCTGGTTACTTTGACGATGTACTAGGAAACTATAAG GAAGTAAAACACAGGATTCTCTTTCTTGTGGAGATGCTAGAGCCTTTTCTTGATCCTGCCATATGTGGGTCAAAGACCTCAATAGCTTTTGGAGATCTTTCTCCTGTTTTCCCCCAAAAGCTGGAAAACAGTTGTGTGATTGCTCTCAATGTCATCCGCTCGGCAGTACAAAAGCCATCTGTTCTTCCTTCACTAGAATTTGAATGGAGGCGTGGGTCAGTTGCTCCCAG CGTGCTTCTTTCAGTTCTGCAACCTCACTTGCAGTTACCTCCTGAAGTTGACCTTCGGAAGTCCTCTGCTTTCAAGCCTCTCAACCCTGATTTTTCTGTCAGTTGTCATTTAGGAAACTCTTCAAAATTAAATGCCCTAAATGATTGTGATGGGAAGATAGATGATCATGACACGGCTGGAAAATCTGATGTCCATGAAGATGCTATCCCTTTTTTTGTCCCTCCAGAATTGCGGTGCGAATGTCTGGATAACCATTCTAGTTGTTTAAATGAAGGTAGCTCAATCTCTAGCCATGGAAATGTGAACATAGAGCCTAAAGAAATGGTTCAAGGGACCAATCCTTACCGGTTTCATGGAGAACTGATATTGGATTTTGGAATTAATATTGAGTACTTCAACTTAGAAGCAGATTATCTTCAACTTGTAAATTATCGTGACTGTGAAGCGAAGGCTTCTGAATTTCGCCGTTTAGCTCTGGATCTAAGTTCACAGAGTGAGCTTACCTCTGAGGGTCATGACGCAGCTATAGATGCATTACTCTTGGCAGCAGAGTGCTATGTGAACCCCTATTTTATGATGTCTTGCAAATACAATTCAAATTACTTAAAAGGTTTGAAAAGTAGTGAGACCACGATGTCaaaacatagtccaactacaGGGCTGACTAGACTTGCTGGCAAGAGTAAAGCTGACCTGGAAACAATAGCTCAccttgaaagaaaaagagacaAGGTTGTTCTTCAAATTTTGCTGGAGGCTGCTGAATTGGATAGAAAATACCATCTAAATTTGTCTGATTCAGAGTCTTATCCATATAATGGTGAAGAGTTAGATGAAAAAATGATTAGGTTGTCTTCCAATGACGTGCAATCTGCAGATGCTGTGACCCTAGTACGACAAAATCAAGCTCTGTTGTGTACTTTTGTCATTCGACTTTTACAGCGGAAGCCTAATTCAATGCATGAAATCCTTATGCAAAGTCTTCTATTTCTGTTGCATTCAGCCACTAAACTACATTGTTGCCCTGAAGATGTTATTGATATCATTTTAGCTTCAGCAGAGTTTTTAAATAGATTGCTAACATCTTTGTATTATCAAATCAAAGATGGAAATTTACGGTTGGAACCTGGAACAATTCATGGCACACAGCGACATTGGATACTTCTTCAGAAATTGGTTCATGCAAGTAGTGGAGGTAATTATCGGACAGACTTCACATCAAGTGCCAATAACAGTATTTGCTCTGGTAATTTGATTCCAGCTTCTGCCTGGATGCAaagaatttctaaattttctatCAACCAATCTCCTTTGGCTCGTTTCCTTGGTTGGATGGCAGTATCCCGTAATGCAAAACAGTATACGATGGACCGTCTTTTTCTTGCATCAGATTTACCACAGTTAACAAGTTTGTTGCATATATTTTCTGATGAGCTTTCTGCAGtagataatatttataaaaagcaCGATAAAGTTGAGATTGAAGAAACAGAGTGCAGGAGTGTTCCTTTGGAGAATAAAGAACTTGGAACAGTTGAACAGCATGGTGGTCAATCATTTCATGTTATCTACCCTGATCTTAGCAGATTCTTTCCTAATATGAGAAATCACTTTGTAGCTTTTGGAGAAGTCATATTAGAGGCTGTTGGATTGCAACTGAGATCACTTTCCTCCAATGTCCTGCCTGATATACTATGTTGGTTTTCTGACCTCTGTTCCTGGCCATTTTTCCAGAGTGATGGAACTTCTCATTCTAGCTCTCATTTCATTAAGGGTTATGTTTCAAAGAATGCAAAGTGCATTGTGCTGCATATTCTTGAAGCAATTGTAAGTGAACACATGGAACCGATGATTCCTGAGATCCCTCGTCTTGTGCAAGTGCTTGTTTCCCTTTGTGGAGCCGCATATTGTGATGTGCCATTTCTCAACTCTGTGGTTCTTTTGTTAAAGCCACTTATTTCATATTCTTTGCAGAAGATTTCTATTGAAGAACAAGTATTGGATGATGGTTCATGTACGAATTTTGAGTCTTTGTGCTTTAATGAACTTCTCAATAACATCAAGGAGAATGTGAATAGGGATGATTCCCTTGAAAAATTTTATAACAAAgcattgtctatctttgtactGGCATCCTTTTTTCCTGATTTCTCTTTTCAACGTAAGAGGGAAATATTGAAATCCTTAACCTCTTGGGTTGATTTTACCTCATCACAGCCAACTTCATATTTCCACGATTACTTGTGTTCATTCCAAAAAGTAATGGAAAGCTGTAGAGACTTGCTACTTCAGACTTTAAAAGCCGTTGGTGGTCTTCCGATAGATTTACCTGACCTTGAGGATACAAGCTCTAATGCACTCCTTGAAGAGAGTTCAAAATCACATCTAGGGTTTATCTGTGATATTTACAAGAACCCGGTATCTAATAGCAATTCCGAGAAGTTAGAAAGTAAGAATGAGGGAAACAATAGAGAGTTATCTGTGGAGGAAATAGGAGAATTTCATAAAGATCTAGAGGTCCTTATTTCCAAGCTTTTCCCCACTATTGAGCACTGTTGGAATCTTCATCATCAACTAGCTAAAAGTTTGACTGTGACAATGGCCGAGTGTTTGGTTTACTCGCAGTGCCTATCTTCAATAGCTAAGAATGCTTGCAGTACTGAAAAGGAAGAGGGTGAACAAGCTATACTATTTAAACAAAGAAACCAATTCCTTGTCTACTTGAGAGGCGGTCTGAAGGGATTGGCTGAAATTGCCATAATGCTTGAGGAAGAAAGTTGTTGGGAAGCTGCTTCTGTGGTTATTGATTGTCTGCTTGGTTTGCCTTGTAGTTTACACTTGGAAAACATTGTTTCTACTATTTGTTCTGCACTCAAAAGTGTTTCTTGCAACGCACCAAGGCTCAGTTGGCGCCTGCAAACCCAGAAATGGTTGTCGGCATTACTCAGAAGAGGCATCTCCACTGGCAATGGAGATGAAGCTTCTCTGGTTGATATGTTCTGCACAATGCTGGGACACCCTGAGCCCGAGCAACGATACATAGCTCTTCAGCAGTTGGGTAATTTAGTTGGCATAGATGTGTTTGATGGCACTGCTGCACAACAATATTCTCAAATTCGTAATAGTTTCGTTTCAACTGGCTTGGAGGAATCTGTTTCTGAGACTATACTCTCTCATCTGGTATCACATACATGGGATCAAGTAGCTTCTTTGGCAGCATCTGACTCATCATTATATTTGAGAACTCGTGCTATGGCACTTCTAATAGCCTATGTCCCATATGCCAGTCGACATGAGTTACAATCCTTGCTATCATCTGCTGACTGCATTCACGGCACAAAGGTTTTACATCCAGCATCTGAGGGCCCATTGCTACAGCTTTCATTGGCTCTAATTTCCTCTGCTTGCCTCCATTCCCCGGTTGAAGATGTCTTTTTGATTCCTGAAACTGTTTGGAGAAATATTGAGGCTTTGGGGTCATCAAAAACTG AGGGAAGACTTGGAGATTTGGAGAGGAAAGCCTGTCAAATCTTATGTCGATTGAGAAATGAAGGGGATGAAGCCAAAGAG GTCCTAAAAGAAGTGCTCTCTTCAAGTTCTCCAAAGCCAATCAATGAGGATTTTCTAAGCATTCGGGAGTCAATACTGCAG GTCCTTTCAAATATGACTTCTGTTCAGTCATATTTTGATGTGTTCTCTCAAAAGAAAGATCAAGAAACAATG GAACTAGAGGAGGCTGAACTGGAACTCGACATCGCTCAAAAGGAGCTCAGACAACCTGATTCATCCAAAGATTCTAACAATTTTCTGGGAGTCACTT CCTCTGTAGTAGCTGATTCACGTCTTCAGCAGATCAAAAACTCCATTCACTCCAT AGAGAAATCCAAACTCCAAGAAGAAGTAGCAGCTCGTCGACAGAAAAGACATCTTATGAGACAAGCACGACATAAATATCTAGAAGATGCTGCATTGCATGAAGCTGAACTTTTGCAAGAACTTGATAG GGAGAGAACGGTTGAAATGGAAAAGGAAATTGAAAGACAGCGCTTGCTGGAGCTCGAGCGTGCAAAAACCAGGGAGCTGCGTTATAATCTTGATATGGAGAAGGAGAGACAAATGCAG AGGGAACTTCAGCGTGAACTGGAGCAGGCTGAGTCTGGACCACGACCATCAAGACGCGAATTCTCATCCTCTTCCCATAGTAG TCGACCTCGGGACAGATATCGTGAAAGAGACAATGGCAGAGCAAGCAATGAGGGGAATGCCAGAACAAGTGCCAGTGGCTTACAGAGCGAAACTTCTACTACCACTAGTTCATCAATGACCGGAGTACCGACCATTGTGCTTTCTGGGGTGAGACAGTACTCAGGACAGTTGCCTACAATCCTACAATCTCGTGAGCGTCCAGATGAATGTGGTAGCAGTTACGAAGAAAATGTAGATGGAAGTAAAGATTCAGGTGATACAGGAAGTGTTGGTGATCCAGAATTAGTTTCGATATTTGATGGACATTCCGGTCCGCTTGGGTCTGGTCAAAGGCATGGATCGAGAGGCAGCAAATCAAGACAGGTTATTGAACGAAGGGAACGGGATGGTGGCAGACGCGAAGGTAAGTGGGAAAGAAAACATTCATGA